In the genome of Bacillus thuringiensis, the window GCAAACGATTTAAAAGTTGGTGGAGATCGGATGTTAAATCCATATCAAATGATTGTGATACATTCATTTCTTGGAACGTTTGCACCGGTGCATCTTCTCGTAAAAGGAAGTGAAGACGTTCTTCCGTTTCTTTCAATCCGTACAGCATACTATGGTCTTCCATTTTATTAACGAAATAAGGATCTTGTAAGCATTTTTCATAGTATTCTCTTTTGTGCTCGAGCTCATCGTCTGTTATAAGTAACATGCCTGCTATTTCTTGAATGGCACTTTTTAAAGCTCGAATAGGATCTAAATGAGCGCCTCCCGCACAAACAACGTTCATTCCATTTTCACGCGTATTTTTTGCAATTACCCATAAGCTAGGAATGCCGTGTTCCATCGTCGCGTTAAAAGCGTGTAATTCATACCCGGTAATTGTACGTAACCGCTGAATCATTAATTGTAATTCTGTATCGTTTGCTGAATTAAGATCAAGGCGGGGAAGAGGTAATTCGGCATACCAAGTGAGTAAGAAGGCATCACGCTCTACAATTTCTAAAATGCCGTGAAAAATCGCTTCTTCTAAACTACCGCCAATTGCACATCCATTTGATGTTTCATACACGAAAGCATCTCGATGACCAAGGCTATAATAAGCAATTGATTCAGGAACTAAAAGTGGTCTGTTTTGTGATAAAGAATATCCCCATACCCAGTTTTGCTCATAATCAGGATCAAACGGCTTAAATGGAAAATTATCACGATTGTAGTGTTCATTTGTATGCACACCGAGTGTAAGGGGATTTAGTGCATGTTCCTCTAAATCATGAAAACTACCATGCACATTTGTCTTTTTCCCGCGAGGCGACATACCGCAATATCGTTCTAAACCTTCTAAAATAGCAGTTGCTTCACTGACTGCAAATGAATGAGTTCGGCCTGCAACACCTTCATTTCCAAACATTAATGGCATGTTTATAATGACGTCAGCGAATGGTAATAAAGAATGCTGCATTTTGCCGTTCAACATACCGACCCGATAATCTAAATAGTCTCTCGTTAAAAATGTGTTTAATTCATGAATGGAACGGCAGCGATACGTTTCGGTGCTTACTTTTAAACTCGGTTGTAAAGAAACTTCCGCCGCATCCGCAGTATCATCAGGTAAACTACTACATACAGGACAGAGAGGATCTGGAAGAAAAGAATGCCGCGTACATTGTAATGTTTGTAAGTTTAGTAAAATAAGTTCATTTTCTAAAGAAGAATGGTTATGAGTTAATATTTTTTCTGTTTCGGCACAAATAAGATGGCACATTTGTAACATTCCATTTTGGGTGGCACGTACATCACGCCTCGTTCCATTTTCGGCTTTAAAGGCATATTTCCGCTGTAGTTCCCACATTTCTTTTTGATCAAAGCCAGCGATAAAACGGCGTCCATCAGAACAATGGGAACATCCGGGCGTAAGAGGATGAATGTAAGGACCGATAATACCTTCGCCAAATGAAGTGAAACCACGAAGCCACGGAATATGATTTGAGCGAAAAATAAGTTCGGCATCATGATGAATAGTAGAAGGAGATCCGTCATGTAATACGAGAGCGAGATGAATATTTTCAGGGAGTTCTTCTGTAAGGGTATGTTGACGAATGATGGAATATTGTTCGCATAATTGATCATGTACATAGTCTGCGAGTAGGCCATCTCCTATAAGCAATATATTTTGAATCATAAACCGTCCTCCTTTGCAATTAATACCCCATACACACTGTCTAAGTTTTCTTTCAAAAATGGTTCGATTGCTAAATCAAACACGAAGGGATAAAAATTATGTTCTTCTAAATGCTGTAAGGCAAGCTGTAAAGATTGCGCACTTGGAATTTCTTCTTCCGCTTGTATCTCCACCCTAAAAGAATCAGTGTCATATAAAATAATAGATGAGTCATACAAAATATTAGCTCTGTAAGGAATTTCTTCATTTTGAATGTGAAAGAGTGATAGTTGTAGTGCGTTTCGTAACGCTAACGTCATATTTATATTAGATGCACCGTACCATCTATCATTTATACCGATCCAAACGACAGGGAAACTAAGAATCTCTTCGCTCATTGCTATTTGAGGTGTTTCATGGATTGTAGAGAGAGCATCGTAATAAAATCTACAATGTTTATCTTGAATATCAGTTAAATCAACAGTTGTAAGTTCTTCTAGCGTATGTGACTGCCGCTCATACAGTTTATTGTTTAAATGTTGCTGTAGTGCCCGGTAAAATCCTTCTGTCATCGTTTCTCCAGCACCGATACCGAT includes:
- a CDS encoding TOMM precursor leader peptide-binding protein — its product is MIQNILLIGDGLLADYVHDQLCEQYSIIRQHTLTEELPENIHLALVLHDGSPSTIHHDAELIFRSNHIPWLRGFTSFGEGIIGPYIHPLTPGCSHCSDGRRFIAGFDQKEMWELQRKYAFKAENGTRRDVRATQNGMLQMCHLICAETEKILTHNHSSLENELILLNLQTLQCTRHSFLPDPLCPVCSSLPDDTADAAEVSLQPSLKVSTETYRCRSIHELNTFLTRDYLDYRVGMLNGKMQHSLLPFADVIINMPLMFGNEGVAGRTHSFAVSEATAILEGLERYCGMSPRGKKTNVHGSFHDLEEHALNPLTLGVHTNEHYNRDNFPFKPFDPDYEQNWVWGYSLSQNRPLLVPESIAYYSLGHRDAFVYETSNGCAIGGSLEEAIFHGILEIVERDAFLLTWYAELPLPRLDLNSANDTELQLMIQRLRTITGYELHAFNATMEHGIPSLWVIAKNTRENGMNVVCAGGAHLDPIRALKSAIQEIAGMLLITDDELEHKREYYEKCLQDPYFVNKMEDHSMLYGLKETEERLHFLLREDAPVQTFQEMNVSQSFDMDLTSDLHQLLNRLHQSNLEIIVVDQTVPLIEKNGLHCVKVIIPGMLPMTFGHHLTRVTGLDRVYTVPMTLGYSAEPLTNEQLNPHPHPFP